aatcctggatttggtgcatccctaataaaAACAGTGTTGAATACTTGGAGGTCACTTAACCTCTTTCACTCATTTTACCACAGGACAACATGTAGATCATTAGGGTTTATTGAAAAACTAACTGGTCTGCTCAGTGACCTCAGCTCATTTGTGGGTGACTGATGTGCATGTATTGATTGTCTAAtaagagtgtgtgcgtgcatatgtgtgtgcgtgcgcgcgttactttgtttttgtatattttgtcaAGCTTAATGGTTGCACTTTATGTTAAAGTCTTGGATTTGTAGAAGGAAACTTGGCTTATGAATTTTGCCACATACAGTAGTAGCTGCAAGCATCCTGTCATAACATAACTGTGATGTAGAAACTCAAAAGCTCGTTGGAGAGTGCCACATTCTGTGGTTGGACCTAAACTCTGGAATGCCCTGCCCCTCCATGTTCGAACTGCCCCTGCAGTTGAGTGTTTTAAGGCACGTCTAAAGACACACTTttattctttggcttttaattcTGTGAGTTATGTGGTCCACTGgtgtttattctttcttttattctttctatattttatatatttttaaacctcatgtttttattttgtttaaataattttatattgattgttttgtatgttctgagtcttctgtgcagcactttggaaacttgtgaaaaatgtgctatagaaataaagtggattggattggaatGGATTATGTCAAGGaggctaacattagcataaCATTAGCAAAAGTATCACCCCTGAAGCATCTACCTACATTTCTCACAGGCAATGGAATATAAAGGTTGAGATTAAAGGCAAGTGACAATCAAAATTCAAATCTTTACAATCAACAATAACTGAATAAACTGGATGAAAATCTGGATGAGGGAAGTGAAATGCTTTCCCTCTGTTCAACAACTGATGTTGATGTATCAGTAAACCTTAGTTTGCCGATTCACGAGTCCTCCCATGTGTTGACACTATCCAAAGTGTTGATATGCATAGAAGACATCTTGAATGtagtttttgtgtatgtaatgcACATGTATTCATTTCTTGGGAGGAAGAGTCAGTCAGTCTATTGATTCCCGTTTTCTCATTTGCCTCCATAGTCTGCAGCTTTTATGTTGTCTCAGATTCTGCATTGGCATGACCTTTGTGAACTCTCAGGCCACCGTTGGCCCCGTCTCACAGCCCCGCGGCAGCTATCGCATGTCTCCACGCTTCCCTAATTTTGCTTGTCGTGAGATGTAGTGAAAAGAGATGATAGTTTTTCACAATACCTCAAACgtcttttcagtgtgtgtgtgtgtgtgtgtgtgtgtgtgtgtgtgtgtgtgtgtgtgtgtgtgtgtgtgtgcgtgtatgtgtgtagtacaACTCTTTTCTCTTCCGCTGCAATCACCAAAGCTTTTTTTAGTGTCTCATTACATCATATCTCATGGTATGTCACTTTATCATATTGTGCCATATTGTATTCTAACCCTTTGTCATAGAAGGGCTGTTTGTTAAAACATGGCAAAACTGCACATATTTTGACATGTCAAAGCAGGAAAGAACAGGTATGACTTGTGcatgtttgtttactgtcactGGTTGGCATGAAACCATTAATAATTGTATTAGCTACACCTGTACATTtgctgctatgacaagtcaaaatgtctgccttTAAAAACAGTCTAACAGGTCAGCAAAACAAAGTTTGCAGGAAGTAAGGTCATGATGATGTGAAGCGCAGAGGCAGAGATGTCGGCTGTCATCTAAGTTTTTGCCTTCAATAAAACTAATTTTATAAGTTCtcattttagcattttttcCAAAAACATTCTTCTCCTGTTTTACAGCTCGATTTAAACATCAATAGCCTTTTTTCCCCTCAGACATTTTGACTCATCATGTTAGGGAAAAGCACAGGATTTACTGGTAACGTAAGCCATCACATCTGAGCTCAATTAACACTCCATTCTCCAGGTCCAAACACTAAACATCAACAATTATGCAGCAATTAGAATCTCAGGAGGAATAAATAGTTAGTTTTTTCTGGCCTGGGGGTAGAAGGTGTACGACTGTAGTCCTTACAATTGGGAACATCTTTCTGCAATGCTGGAGGAAGCATGTGGGGACATTCCACTGGAGTCTATCCAAGGGAGGATTCAACACGCcgccccccccgccccccccgcCTGCCTGGCTAGGGTTAACATCGCGTGTGATGTGTGGATGCCATTTTATGGCCTCATAGAGCCAGAACCTTGAAGCTAAGGAAACCAATATGATGTGAATGAATATTATAGATAAaagtagtaataataacaatagagtattatttacagtactgcaGCATTTTGCTTTTGATTGGCGCATTCTCTGATTTGGTTTGGTGTACTGAAGTCATGACAGTTGAGTTTTTTAAACTGAACATATTAATGTGCATCAGgtcaaatatggtgttttctggaGGACTTGCCACTTAAAACAATGTTTCATTTCAACGAAGTGTGTTTGGCTTGTTATGTGAGAGGTTTGTACATATTAGCTagtgatttttttctttgtcatttttaaaaaggggtgCATAAAGTTTGGAAATTCATCTTAGCCGTAAAACAGTTATTATatcattattactattttgatTGGTAATGACCTGCTATGGCCATTCAGAATGTAACAGATTAAACATTATTTGTGGCTTTGTATTTGAATGCATGCTTGCAAATCTGTGTCCATGTGTGAGCACGTGGAAGCAGAGTGGTGGGAGCCGCAGAGCAGAGGGGGCAGGAATGTGTCCTCTCTAATCCCAGTGAGGGACAGAAGATGTTTTAGCAGATCTCCTCTGGTCCACATGAGTGGCCTCGGCGTCTGATGTTCCCGCAAACTCCGGAACTAGATAAAGAGAGGCCGAGGCCTGTTTGGTTAGCACCAGACTTTCACACTGACGAGAGGAACTCAACTAAATAATCGACAACAATGCCAGCAGAGACGGCTACAGCCCTTCCTCTCCGGATGGTATGCTAAGACATCACAAAATATAAAGTGCAGAATGTCAAACCATGCGGAAGAGGGCTGCGCATTAAAGCTGCGTCAGCGGCACTTATTGGAGGAAATTATAGGTAAAGAGTAAAGGTTTAACAGCCTAACATGGTAGTAAGGCCATACTAAAACAATGTATCAAAATCTAATTTGTCCATTTTTGAAACTCAGtttgaaactaaactaaattgaTCTTTTTCTTTGACTAATCTTGAAATATGAGATGATTACGCTCTACACACTAATGTTCCAGGACAAAGCAGTGGTCTTTTTTAATTACACTATCCCTTCATGGCATTTTAAAGCAAACACAACTTTCTAAAGCCTAATATGTGTCATTTTGAACAGCATTGTATAAAGTGCACctataaaaattataatttaaactACTGTACTATAGTGTACACATCATTgtatattattcattatttcaAAATAGATGAAAGATTTACAATAGCCAACATTTAAAATCTATGTTTAGTTCCCATCATGCACCGGTGTCTGTATAAAGGAGAACATGTCTTTTGACTGCTATGCTTTtaaatgtgtctgtttaaatAAAGTGGTCAGAATATTTGAATTTGCATCTTTGAACAGGAACGTGAGAGTCGTGACTCCTGACTTGAGGAGCTGATGGGAACCGTGCGGCGAAGAGTCCCGAGCAGTGCAGCGTGTGCTAAGCCAGGAGGACAGCTGACTCAGCAACTCCCCTGTTGTCTGTGTGCTCACTCGACAAAGTCTTTATCTCAGGTGACAGAATACAGCCTCAGGTCCCGAACACCCCCTCACAACCAACTGAAAATCCTCATCCCTGCCCGGGTCCTGAAATTCTTATAGACACCCCTGATCCTGATCTGATCCCTATCtgccctctctttctctccacacaaacacaagctgAATCAGGGAGGAGGCCGGGGTTTCAAACTACCATATCGTGTCATATCATCAGgtcttatttttgtattgtaCTATAGGTCTGTGTAGTAATGtgtgtgaaaatattttctgaCCTTATCAAAACGCAATTTGTAGAAAAGTGGTAAAGTGGGTATTCTTCTTGTTGCCACAAACTGAGCTCCCACATTTGATAAAGTTGGCACAACACAtttttcatgtctttttttaaaaattgtatAGGTTATGCATGGACAAGTACGTATATGTTCCTTTTCAGTCATTCACAGACAAAGAAATGTACATGTTCTCCTACATAGTGACATTACTTATGTTTTGGTTCAATTAGACCCCAGAGGGCTAACTCCCCGTTAGCCCTGTAATTAACAAACTATTATAAAACTCTATCAACACACAGAATAACACTAAACAACAGAAACAGAGGATAAAACAGACCTAATGTGATTGAGATTttggaaaatgaagaaaaatgaaTGGTGTATCATGGTGTTAAAACAATGTTTAGTATGTCTTTTGAGCTGTGAAAGAGGCCCCAGGGTCTCAAAGCCTCAATCAGAAGATATgggttaaaagaaaaatatagtgtggtcaaaataaaagaatttaGATGGAGTCCAACACAACAGCACCCTGAACTAGGACCTTAAAAATTAGAGTAGAGTTTCATTAGCGCATCTCTCATACAGTCttaactgaaaatgaaaaatgttaagCTTTACAAAAAACTATTATTGCAAACCATTGAAGTGGATTGCATTATATTACCGTACAGGTGTTTGTGTTAGTGCGTCTACCCTTGAAATGAAGTTGATTACCtccttttagtttattttgtgttgAATTAAAGCACATTTCATGCTGTGATAACTTCTAATTTCCTAAGTACCATTTCAGTAACGGAAATTCAAAGGCTGCACCTCTGCTGTtatctcttttccttttcaaaTTTAGTCAACTTTACCTTATTACCACAAAACCATGCTGTGGTTCATAGTGTCACATGAACGTAATAAAGATAATAATGAAAGCCAACATAAGACATGTCagcatatttatatatttaaaaataaggtCAGTGATACAGAAGATATTATTCTCCTAAGTTTGCACACAGCCTATGTAAGTATTGCACATTTTGGATGTGTTCTTACTAAACTCCTGCATCACTTCGATTGCACGACAATTATCAGAAgtaaatattgtgatatcgttCTTATCTTAATTATTGGTTGTAGTAGTAGCTGCAGTATCATTTTTAATAGTTTAATACTACcatccatattttaaagcatgtTGTTCTATacaagttattgttattgtcagGTTCCAGGCCTGTTTCTGAGTTGAAGAAtgtttttgaaataaaacaagCAGGATCTGACGCGAGCTGCAGATAAACTATAGGTAAGTGACTGGCGACACAGAGGAGCTAAGTCACTGAGGTTGCTCTGATTCAGCTCAACACATGCACAGACTCGTCTAAAGGTAATCACGGCATAGCAAGCTCTGCTTTAGTCCCATCAATGCTGCAAACCTGCATTCCCACACCTGCCTGAGGCACACACCGTTTACTTCTGTactctgagagagagaaattcagagagggagagaaagagggatccAATGCAAGGTGAAAGAGGTGAGAGATGAAGACAGAGAAAGGGCTcaaatagagaaagagagagaagcctGCATACCAGAGGGGGCAGACAATACACCCCTCCACTTCAGACACATTCTGGTTAAGGCTCTAAGATCTACAGAGGGAGAAAACAGACGCAGATGATCTGATGTTCTCTGCTGGGGGGGAAAGGCACATGCCACTGCCTGCACCTGTACGCTGACTCCAAATATGTgtataatgaaataaaatacatccatggtagTCTGTGGTTTCTGGAATACTCTGCAATATGAAAAAACATAGTGCTgcctttatttattatattgtgcTCACATACAGGTTGCTTATATTGACTCCCATGTGTTTTCCTTTGAGGCACAAAGGGAGCCTTTACTGTCCTCTACATTGACTACATCATTGGCGACATACATGTTGTTCATGAGCAAGGTAAAAGTAATACCAATGTTTTAAATAGGACATCATAACTTTAAAGGAAGTGGTATACTTTAAGAAAGAATTGAAGATACACACAGCATGGGTAGAAAATTGCTTATTTGTGCAATTGAAACGGGAGCTATTTCCTTCTCCCTTTGCATGGGCCCCATGAAGAGGAAAGGGGAAAGCTAGTGGTCAACAGAGGTCTTTCTAGGAGCAGCTGAATACCAAAGGAGCGGACAGGTATGTACATATTGGAATGTGCTTCTCAGCCACACCTGTGGGGAAAACACAGCCAAGCCTGGTCTCTCTCATCCCACTGGCTGACTCCCCGTGATTGACAACTGGAAGAACTATTTGGCTCCAGTCCACAAGAGCCAGGGGGCAGGTATGGTGAGTTCTGAATGTCAACCAATAGCAGCAGAGAAATCCCTCTGAGCCAGGCGGGGCTGCAGTGAAATAAAACTCATCAATGGGGTGTGTCTCAAAAGTTTGTCAGCAGTCAAACAGTGCTGCAGGAACCCACTCCGACTGGCTCAAGCTTAACTAGTTCCTCGCTGCGTGAGGACCGGAGCGCTTTTTGGCTGGCAGAGATGGTAGAAAAAGACAGAGGGCGACTTTTTTCCACGACAGGTTTACCTCTTCTGCAGCTGAATGATGTAAGTCAAACAACTGATCTCATCTGCTCCGACTGTGAGAACTCCTCTCTTTGGACCAGGACTTCGAAGGAAGGGATGGCAGTTTTAGGCTGTCCATGGATGGGCACATGTTAAACCTCTCTGGACTCTCACTTTTTTCCCTAAACAATGGGTCCTCCATCACAGTGTGATACAGATTTAACAGGTGCTGTTGTTCTGTGGTCGCTCACATCTCCTTATCACTTTTCCAGCCCAGCTATAGATTCTGTATCCGTTGGACGGAGAACTGATAAGGGCATGTGCATGACATTACCTACAGATACTGCAGAGACAACATCTGAGTCAGAAAGCTTTGGGGTAATTCAGTCATTCAAATTCATAATATGCAATCATGTTGAAGACTTGTATGATTTTTTGTGCTTCAGTTGTTTGCTTTTGCTACTAATTCATTTTCAGAGGGCTGACTAGAACTGTAATTTACTGCTTTTTGAAGATGTAAGAGTTGTTAAGAAAATAAGAGCTTTGtgtcattttaaaaagtgaacTTTGTAAGTGGTGAATAGGAACTTAAGTAAGGGGTTTATGCAAGTTCATGTATTAACACTAACATTTAGGTTATATTGTAACCTATCTTATGATTTGTATACAATTAAATGATCTTAAGTCTTGTTTAGATGATTTAGTGCTAGTACTTTACATTCAAGGACTAAAAAAtaggaaagttttgtctttaCACCTCTGTCGTTTAAAATGAGAAACAGCTGAATTTTAACTGAGACACAGATTCCCCTTTCATGCAGCTCTGAGCGCACCTGGTTTTAGTCATATTTTCCAGAAAAATAACAGATAGCAACAATATTTGTCAAGTGCGGCTTCAGGCAAGATAATGTATTTCTCTTTATAAAAAAGGCCGATGCGTAGGCAAGACCAGTGTTTGACAAAATCAGTACGATTCAGTTATTGTGCAGACACACAGTGTATACTTCAGGGGGGGAGTATGTAGCACGTAGTTCACTTTAGTGTTCTAAAAAAAATCCCCTGATATTAAAACCAGCAAGCTCAAAGTGAACTTGGACACCCTGACATGATACAGCTTGACTGACATAATCCATTAAAACTTAACTGAACACTGAGAATGATGTAACTGGTGAACTGGAATTCAAAGATTAGGTGAGTAATTTGTGATGCATGCCAACATACTGACATGGTTTTCACACCTAAAAACAAGCAGCCCTGGCATTTCTATTTTCAATTACAGCTCATTGAATGGATAGTTTAAAACGTAAGAATCCATCTCATActtaacatactgtacaacaaTAAGCTTGTTGATACAAAAAGATGGATCAACATCAAACTGAGATATAATGACGACTGAAAGCTGGAAAACAGGAGTATCAACCTCatgactttattttaaaaagtggtACGTACAGTATGAGTATGATTATTCATAACGCCTGAGCTATTTCAACTAATTCTCTTTTTTCGATAATCCATATTTTCACCTAGCTTAATTTAAAAGAGCTCTGGGGAAACTCTTTTAAATAACCAAGGTTACTTTAAGGAGCTCAGACTGGCAACCCCATATCTTAAGCAAAAACTTCTCTCAAACACAATATGGGGCCGCATTCACCCTTTGGAACACATCACCATCCTTAAATGTGCTGATAACCTGCTCAAAAAAGCCTGGATTCTCTATTTGTTTCTGTAAGTCACGATGTGACTCAAAAATAATATGTTTCAATTGTTGTGGACACTATTTCCTCATTCACAGCCATTTGTCTTCCATCTAAGAGTTTTAGTTATTGCACACGTTATTTAATAAcgttaaatatttaattaatcagAAATTTATTGGCAAAAACATTTCATTGGTGGTTCCCTTTTGGCACAGCAATTCTCACCTTAAAGAATGAAAGCAACACATCGTGATACAAcaaagagcacacacacacacacacacacacacacacacacacacacacacacacacacacacacacacacacatctattcCCTGTCCCTGTCACAGACAGATAAGATCCAGTACTCGCCCTGCCATTCCTCCTgcagctctgacacacacacacacacacacacacacacacacacacacacacacacacacacaaataaacaaaaacaaacacacacacacacaaaaataaacaaaaacaaacacacacacacacacacacacacacacagggcacacaTCTGTTGGAGGATCCTCTCTCCTCTGAAGTGCAATAATCTTTTCACAGAATTGATTATACAGACTGTACAAtcattttactgtatgtttgcaATTGTTGTTAGATGCCATGAATAAAAGCAAAAGTTTGAGGCCTTAAAAGTCTCTTCAAATTTGCACCACAAATCATATGATGACAAAATGCCAGCCTATTTGGCAAATAAGCATTTCAGAATTCGCAATTGCTCATTGGAATGCAAACAATCACATGGTCAATTAAAAAGCAAGTATTGCCTCATTTTGATAGGGATATAGCAGCACACCATAGCTATACAATTAAGCAGAAATCATAATGCAACCTCTGGATAACATAAAGATGAAGCAATATACCTAAGTTTAATATTCAATCAACTAACTGGGGTCTAAGATTAAATAGTACAAAATGTTATACTCATCATCTAGGTAAAATCATCATTTATAATGCAATGCCTATACCCATTAGATGATGAACCTAATTTGCTGTTATTGATTCACCTGAGAAAACAGGGCAGCTGACTCCAGCAGTTAGAGTAGGTGATTTAGTGTTCAGGCTAGACCAACCATGGAAGCACTGAGGTCCCACAGCTTCTTGGCTGCAGCATCATCAAGGGCTTGCGGTGCCGGCGTTTTGGAGGCACAGTCACTGTATGAGGAAGTAAAATAGCGGGAGAAGATCACTCAGAGTCCGATACAATCTTTTTATAATCTCATCTGCTGTAGCACAATTGCTAATGGATCAACAGAAGCTTGTGAAATAAACTATTTACTATGCCATAAATCATTTGTTTCATTGTCATGCTCTGCCATTGTACGATGGAAAAACCCTGCAAAGGTTGAATTCCAAAGACTGAATTCCAGACAACTGCAAATATTAACTCAGTTAAGGAAgtttattttcatagttttattgcAGGTGTACTTGCCTGTAGTAGAGGCCACTGACGTTTGCCTGGCTCTCATCTACAGCGCAGTAGATGCTGGTCTGAGCTCCTTCCCAGGGACTTTTGATCAGCATGAAAAATGGCGTGGCTATGATCCTCTGCCACAGAGCTAAAGTAGGGAACAAGTGGCGGCCTAATTCCGTGCGAATGACCCCAGGGTGAAGACTGTACACTGTCACACCAGTGTCTGATGAGAGGGATCCATCAAATCAAATGTTAGTTACAATGCATGAAACATCATAACACTataaaagtgctcatattgtgctcattttcaggttcataattgtatttagaggttgtaccagaataggtttatgtggtttaattttcagagaacaccatatatttgtcgtacagcacattgctgcagctcctcttttcaccctgtgtgttgagctctctgttttagctacagagtgaggcatcacacttctgttccatctttgttgggagtcgcacatacgcagtaagtactgctaggtAGTCAAGTGCAgggtatgagggagtgccacgctagcagctaggtgagcattatgtGTGACTGGattacaacagagctgtttggagcagtttgtcttttcaccctgtgtgttgagctctctgttttagctacagagtgaagcatctcacttctgttccatctttgttgggagtcgcacatgcgcagtagctaggtaaggactactacccagtcagaagcagagtatgagggcgtgccacgctagcagctaggcgagcattaaaacgtgtgttacaaagtgacgcacgttggtctctgaagtaaaggttGGACTACAATTGAGCTGTTttgagcagtttgtgaacagtgttttctgttggagatggtaagtccctttgcggtggactttgggttttttcactttgtaaacctataacgtgcacaaaaaaatatataacacaataaaggaaagggtaaaagccaaaaagcataatatgagcactttagcATAGGAAAGAAACAGACCCAATACAAGGTAACcagggcaaaaacaaaagaatacTAAAAAGAGATTTGTACTACATAAGACCAAAACCAGGACAATGTGAGGTGATTATTCCCCATCAACTTTACCCTTACAGTGTATCTGAACAACGTTGTATTAATGGGACGCAGCGTGCACTGAACACTACCTTGCAGTCTTGAAGCCAGTTCTCTGCAGAAGAGCACATTGGCCAGCTTGCTTTGGCGGTAGCTCACCTCACGCTGATAGTTTCTATCAAGGTTGATGTCATCAAAGTGTATATGGCCTGCAAGAAATAATCCAGTGAAGAAAATCACGTGAGTTTTATCATTAACATCCAAAGTTTAGTATCGGTTTAAGTGAAGTAAAATGTCAGAGATACAAGTTTAACTATGAAGTAGCTTTGATGgactaaaatgacaaaacattgTCTTTACCTTTCTCGTGTGCCAGGCTGGAGACAATGACAATGCGACTTGGCGTTGACTTCTTCAGCAGGTCAAGAAGACAGTTGGTGAGGAGAAAATGTCCCAGGTGGTT
This sequence is a window from Perca flavescens isolate YP-PL-M2 chromosome 1, PFLA_1.0, whole genome shotgun sequence. Protein-coding genes within it:
- the si:ch211-107o10.3 gene encoding retinol dehydrogenase 13, whose protein sequence is MQNYAESIKNFVESHATGLTVAFVAGAGVLALRRWMAGGVCRSKVRLDGKTVLITGANTGIGKETALDMAQRGARVILACRDMTRARIAADDIRQQSGNGNVVVKKLDLASLQSVRDLAKDVLENEERLDILINNAGIMMCPKWKTDDGFEMQFGVNHLGHFLLTNCLLDLLKKSTPSRIVIVSSLAHEKGHIHFDDINLDRNYQREVSYRQSKLANVLFCRELASRLQDTGVTVYSLHPGVIRTELGRHLFPTLALWQRIIATPFFMLIKSPWEGAQTSIYCAVDESQANVSGLYYSDCASKTPAPQALDDAAAKKLWDLSASMVGLA